From Geomonas agri, one genomic window encodes:
- a CDS encoding MogA/MoaB family molybdenum cofactor biosynthesis protein — translation MRAAILTLSDRCSTGERADGSGPALRAWLEERGVTVACTDVIPDEGALISAKLTEWADSGLYDLILTTGGTGVSPRDVTPEATERVVERLLPGFGEVMRMESLKKTPHAIISRAVAGIRKNALIINLPGSPKGATENIGFVWAAVPHAVAKLQGDPEECGTPLPR, via the coding sequence ATGCGAGCAGCCATTCTCACCCTCAGCGACCGCTGTTCCACCGGGGAGCGTGCCGACGGCAGCGGCCCGGCGCTTCGGGCCTGGCTCGAGGAACGCGGCGTCACCGTTGCCTGCACCGACGTTATCCCCGACGAGGGCGCCCTCATCTCGGCAAAGCTCACCGAGTGGGCCGACAGCGGCCTCTACGACCTCATCCTCACCACCGGCGGCACCGGCGTCTCGCCGCGTGACGTCACCCCGGAAGCAACGGAGCGCGTGGTGGAACGCCTGCTCCCCGGCTTCGGCGAGGTGATGCGTATGGAAAGCCTCAAGAAGACCCCGCACGCCATCATCTCCCGCGCCGTCGCCGGCATCCGCAAAAACGCCCTGATCATCAACCTTCCCGGTAGCCCCAAGGGCGCAACCGAGAACATCGGCTTCGTCTGGGCCGCCGTTCCGCACGCGGTCGCCAAGCTGCAGGGAGACCCCGAGGAGTGCGGTACCCCGCTCCCGCGCTGA
- the moaC gene encoding cyclic pyranopterin monophosphate synthase MoaC: protein MSFNHFDASGNAIMVDVSQKTPTMRTAVAGAVLTLKPETVQAIISGKMAKGDVLGVARLAGIAGAKKTPDLIPLSHPLAIHHVAIEFEVDEAKGTIGVMATVRAFERTGVEMEAMTSATVAALTVYDMCKGTDKGIVISDVKLHYKEGGKSGVFKRED, encoded by the coding sequence ATGTCGTTCAACCACTTCGACGCCAGCGGTAACGCCATCATGGTGGACGTGAGCCAGAAGACCCCGACCATGCGCACCGCGGTAGCGGGCGCCGTCCTTACCCTCAAACCCGAGACCGTGCAGGCCATCATCTCCGGCAAGATGGCCAAGGGCGATGTCCTCGGCGTGGCCCGCCTGGCCGGTATCGCCGGAGCCAAGAAGACCCCGGACCTGATTCCCCTCTCCCACCCGCTCGCCATCCACCACGTCGCCATCGAGTTCGAGGTCGACGAGGCGAAGGGAACCATCGGCGTCATGGCCACCGTGCGCGCCTTCGAGCGAACCGGCGTAGAGATGGAAGCAATGACCTCCGCCACCGTTGCCGCCCTCACCGTGTACGACATGTGCAAGGGAACCGACAAGGGCATCGTCATCTCGGACGTCAAGCTGCACTACAAGGAAGGCGGCAAGAGCGGCGTCTTCAAGCGCGAGGACTAA